The following are from one region of the Myxococcales bacterium genome:
- a CDS encoding DUF86 domain-containing protein, with amino-acid sequence MVDANVLRRRLDSLLQYLDRLARFRDTDREEFKANADVHHLAERYLHLAVESALDIANHVIADRNWEAPATYRDAFSILGRNGFLDERLASRLQQWAGFRNVLVHAYLDTDHGIAWDAIQTDPGELRALAERAATLL; translated from the coding sequence GCAGTATCTCGACCGATTGGCCCGGTTCCGAGACACCGATCGTGAGGAGTTCAAGGCCAATGCTGATGTACATCACTTGGCTGAGCGCTATTTGCACCTTGCTGTAGAATCGGCACTCGACATCGCCAATCACGTGATCGCCGATCGCAATTGGGAGGCACCTGCGACGTATCGTGATGCCTTCTCCATTCTCGGACGCAACGGCTTTCTCGATGAACGATTGGCGTCGCGTCTACAACAATGGGCGGGCTTTCGCAATGTGCTTGTCCACGCCTACCTCGACACCGACCACGGGATTGCGTGGGACGCCATTCAAACGGATCCCGGTGAGTTAAGAGCGCTTGCAGAGCGGGCCGCGACACTACTCTGA